The proteins below come from a single Vampirovibrio chlorellavorus genomic window:
- a CDS encoding phosphodiester glycosidase family protein, which translates to MLLVAVVLMPLLFTGAGAQRPSPVPVVATLHKLQFLESGTHTQLVLTLSRSPEALVVQDEPGKPMTLSFKADSAPGDFPQNRTFNQPNLKGVFIESRNGRIQIFVKRVLPGSVTLTRQNARLTLNMPHLLSQSGTSDKASKPDQELAPGIQHRLLMERLPAGPVRVNVLEIDPQNPSVTITPALASNRMGAKANVAAMVAGNQAVAGINGSFFKQDKGIPLGILIINQELISGPIYDRVAMGITPNNEIVMDRVRLGGEVLLPDRRRVAIHTINQPRVKSNQTVLYTTRWGKQAPPVPQDGLQILIRQDRVAAVSQTESLSIPKDGMVLSGPATPEMLALGSMNPNIPVSLNVYTLPDWSGMKHAVGGGPWLVRNGTPYVDLQAQHFTSRSLGSREPRSAVGVTAQGKLLLVAVDGRHKDVSIGMTLYEMAHLMKKLGAVNAMNLDGGSSTQMSVYGRMINRPSAGSIGVSNALIIKTAPTDTASNPSAPLPVK; encoded by the coding sequence GTGCTTTTAGTGGCGGTTGTTCTGATGCCGCTGCTTTTTACCGGAGCGGGGGCTCAGCGTCCCTCGCCGGTCCCGGTGGTGGCAACGCTGCACAAATTGCAGTTTCTGGAGTCTGGGACGCATACCCAGCTGGTTTTAACCCTGAGTCGATCGCCGGAAGCCCTGGTGGTTCAGGATGAACCGGGCAAGCCCATGACCCTCAGCTTCAAGGCCGACTCTGCCCCGGGTGATTTTCCGCAAAACCGCACCTTTAATCAGCCCAACCTTAAAGGGGTATTTATTGAAAGCCGTAACGGGCGCATCCAGATTTTCGTCAAGCGTGTTCTCCCGGGCTCGGTTACGCTGACCCGGCAAAACGCCCGCTTGACTCTGAATATGCCTCATTTGTTGAGCCAATCCGGCACTTCGGACAAGGCCAGCAAGCCCGATCAGGAACTGGCCCCGGGCATTCAGCACAGGCTATTGATGGAACGACTACCAGCCGGGCCGGTTCGCGTCAATGTGCTGGAAATTGACCCGCAAAACCCGTCTGTCACCATTACCCCGGCTCTGGCCTCTAACCGGATGGGGGCCAAGGCCAATGTGGCGGCCATGGTGGCAGGCAATCAGGCCGTTGCCGGAATCAATGGCTCCTTTTTCAAGCAGGATAAGGGGATTCCGCTGGGCATCCTGATCATCAATCAGGAACTCATTTCCGGGCCGATTTACGATCGGGTGGCCATGGGCATTACGCCCAATAACGAGATTGTCATGGACCGGGTCCGGCTGGGCGGCGAGGTTCTGTTGCCTGATCGCCGCCGGGTGGCTATCCACACCATTAACCAGCCTCGGGTGAAGAGCAATCAGACCGTCCTGTACACCACCCGTTGGGGCAAGCAGGCTCCGCCCGTTCCTCAGGATGGATTGCAGATCCTGATTCGTCAGGATAGGGTTGCCGCCGTCTCTCAAACCGAATCTCTTTCTATTCCTAAGGACGGAATGGTGCTTTCCGGGCCAGCCACCCCCGAAATGCTGGCGCTGGGCAGTATGAATCCTAATATACCGGTCAGCCTGAATGTGTACACGCTGCCCGATTGGTCAGGCATGAAGCACGCGGTGGGCGGTGGACCCTGGCTGGTCCGAAACGGGACCCCTTATGTAGACCTTCAGGCCCAGCACTTTACCAGCAGAAGTCTGGGAAGCCGGGAGCCTCGCAGTGCGGTTGGGGTGACCGCCCAGGGCAAACTGCTACTGGTGGCTGTGGATGGTCGACACAAAGATGTTTCCATCGGCATGACCCTGTACGAGATGGCTCACCTGATGAAAAAACTGGGCGCTGTCAACGCCATGAACCTGGACGGGGGGAGTTCCACCCAGATGTCGGTTTACGGGCGGATGATCAACCGCCCTTCCGCCGGTTCCATCGGAGTCAGTAACGCCTTGATCATCAAAACCGCCCCCACGGATACGGCAAGCAACCCGTCAGCGCCCCTGCCGGTCAAATGA
- a CDS encoding tetratricopeptide repeat protein, which yields MNSSMVSLSRQISLISLTGLALLCLASPVWAVDGRIQDIRYDATSRHFQINSAGNVKATVNTLNIAGHKRIIIDIDNAEIGQELPRDVQLLHTLSRQLPALKNVTVNQYAGNGRPIVRILFDIEGEPGTIRLVRNQGAQIELEFNESANWTATRSTYGPPVTSRNRPEVPQPVQSEYTDVDLRRTLGIMNQKYDLLAQENQYLKTRLSSLEQNSGAQQSQQQSNREEQIRLKGELDRLKAENGNLQTRLTSLAVEKQRPDPALYAKDSEINRLKTENQALNSRLTAALSASNESGLSAMKQSLAELNRRYELLATENQGLKSKLSAQSSQTSSAQTYKAEVERLSQSYQSLLTENNRLKSELGQSKAAAAKVPASRDADLAALRSQLVTAQASLGESIQTINQQNKEIAFLKNQVNQVKSGLNASSKEQIATLQAEIETLRKNAAATKVSSADKQVIEQLRQDKLSIQSELEALRKSASASKDSGADKQRIAQLTQDKQALQNELEAVRKTAPASKGKNADKELIAQLTQDKQALQSELGRLRASQSQAADEQEAAVQLQSKVASLQADLSNLKAQYEKASQEALQAKQALKAASNKTATATGATQATASPTQQKQIQSLNQQVASLKQENSSLRESLSNASASNRKSGSTNAEAEQNYQSGKTALGEKKMSVALDSLKKSTLLDQDNSKYVVDYSIALAEDRQFAEAIDVLRRYIQRNPGDREAYNQLGKIYLLNDQPDAANQAFTRAIPVSVLNNYATSLKKLGNTAEAESIFKLALSINPKDSEILFNLGNLYNAENKLEEARNKYLEAIQIRPGFAEAHYNLGLIFSKLGDNPKAVQHLEKYLQLSPNARNAETIRAYMQKLKA from the coding sequence TTGAACAGCAGCATGGTGTCACTCTCCAGACAAATATCCCTGATTAGCCTCACCGGTTTGGCCCTGCTTTGTCTGGCCAGTCCGGTATGGGCCGTGGATGGCAGAATTCAGGATATTCGCTACGACGCGACCAGTCGGCATTTTCAAATCAATTCCGCCGGAAATGTAAAAGCCACGGTCAACACCCTGAATATCGCCGGGCACAAGCGCATTATCATTGACATCGACAACGCGGAAATCGGGCAGGAGCTGCCCCGGGATGTGCAGCTGCTGCACACGCTGTCTCGGCAGTTGCCTGCCCTGAAAAATGTAACCGTCAATCAGTACGCCGGAAATGGTCGCCCCATTGTCCGTATTTTGTTTGACATTGAAGGCGAGCCCGGCACCATTCGGCTGGTGCGTAATCAGGGGGCTCAAATTGAGCTGGAATTCAACGAGTCGGCCAACTGGACGGCGACGCGCAGCACCTATGGTCCGCCCGTGACCTCCAGAAACCGACCGGAAGTCCCTCAGCCCGTTCAAAGCGAATATACGGATGTTGATTTGCGGCGCACCCTGGGCATTATGAACCAGAAGTATGACCTGTTGGCCCAGGAAAACCAATATCTGAAGACCCGGCTTTCCTCTCTGGAACAAAATAGCGGCGCTCAGCAAAGCCAGCAACAAAGCAATCGGGAAGAGCAGATTCGCTTAAAGGGCGAACTGGATAGGCTCAAGGCGGAAAATGGCAATCTGCAGACCCGTTTGACCTCCCTTGCCGTGGAAAAACAGCGCCCTGATCCGGCTCTGTATGCCAAAGACTCTGAAATTAACCGGCTAAAAACCGAAAATCAGGCACTGAACAGTCGATTGACCGCGGCCCTGAGCGCCAGCAACGAGTCTGGTCTGTCGGCCATGAAACAGAGTCTGGCGGAACTCAACCGGCGGTATGAGTTGCTGGCTACTGAAAATCAGGGGCTAAAAAGCAAGTTAAGCGCTCAAAGTAGCCAAACCAGCAGCGCCCAGACCTACAAGGCGGAAGTCGAGCGCCTGAGCCAAAGCTATCAGTCTTTACTGACCGAGAATAACCGCTTGAAGTCTGAACTGGGTCAAAGCAAAGCCGCGGCGGCCAAGGTGCCCGCCAGCAGGGACGCCGATCTGGCGGCTCTGAGGAGCCAGCTGGTCACCGCTCAGGCCTCATTGGGAGAGTCGATTCAGACCATTAACCAGCAGAACAAGGAAATCGCGTTTTTAAAGAATCAGGTGAATCAGGTGAAAAGCGGGCTAAACGCCTCCTCCAAAGAGCAAATCGCCACGCTGCAAGCAGAAATTGAAACCTTGCGCAAGAACGCGGCTGCCACTAAAGTCAGTAGCGCCGACAAGCAGGTCATTGAACAGCTCAGGCAGGACAAGCTGTCCATTCAGAGCGAATTGGAGGCTCTGCGCAAGAGCGCCTCTGCCAGCAAGGACAGCGGTGCTGATAAACAGCGGATTGCCCAATTAACGCAAGACAAACAGGCCCTGCAAAACGAGCTGGAGGCTGTGCGCAAGACTGCCCCTGCCAGTAAGGGCAAAAATGCCGACAAGGAACTGATTGCCCAGTTAACGCAAGACAAACAAGCCTTGCAAAGTGAACTGGGACGCCTGCGGGCAAGCCAGAGTCAGGCCGCGGATGAACAGGAGGCTGCCGTTCAGTTGCAATCGAAAGTGGCCAGCTTGCAAGCGGACTTATCCAACCTGAAAGCCCAGTACGAAAAAGCCAGTCAGGAGGCCTTGCAAGCCAAGCAGGCCCTGAAGGCGGCCAGCAACAAAACAGCGACAGCGACTGGCGCCACCCAGGCTACCGCAAGCCCGACCCAGCAGAAGCAAATCCAGAGCCTGAACCAGCAAGTGGCCAGCCTGAAACAGGAAAACAGCAGTTTGCGGGAGAGCCTGAGTAATGCCAGCGCCAGCAACCGCAAGTCTGGCTCCACCAACGCCGAAGCGGAACAGAATTATCAGTCCGGAAAGACGGCCTTGGGCGAAAAAAAGATGAGCGTGGCCCTGGATAGCCTGAAGAAGTCCACCCTTCTGGATCAGGACAACAGCAAATACGTGGTGGATTACAGCATAGCCCTGGCCGAAGATCGTCAGTTTGCCGAGGCCATCGATGTGCTTCGCCGCTATATCCAGCGCAATCCTGGGGATCGAGAGGCCTATAACCAGCTGGGCAAAATATACCTGCTGAACGATCAGCCGGATGCCGCCAATCAAGCGTTTACCCGGGCCATTCCGGTCAGCGTGCTGAACAACTACGCCACTTCGCTCAAAAAGCTGGGCAATACCGCCGAGGCGGAGTCCATTTTCAAGCTGGCCCTGAGCATCAACCCCAAGGATAGCGAAATTCTGTTTAACCTGGGGAACCTGTACAATGCGGAAAACAAGCTGGAAGAGGCCCGCAACAAGTATCTGGAAGCCATTCAGATTCGGCCCGGCTTTGCGGAGGCCCACTATAACCTGGGCCTGATTTTTTCCAAGCTGGGGGATAACCCCAAAGCTGTTCAGCATCTGGAGAAGTACCTGCAACTGTCCCCCAACGCCCGCAATGCGGAGACCATTCGGGCTTATATGCAGAAGTTGAAAGCCTAA